In Helianthus annuus cultivar XRQ/B chromosome 9, HanXRQr2.0-SUNRISE, whole genome shotgun sequence, the following are encoded in one genomic region:
- the LOC110878678 gene encoding trafficking protein particle complex subunit 11, with amino-acid sequence MEHYPEELRTPPVTLACIIGHQDLHATISTHLHSEQPPINTLALPDFSKISVIDRTPKDKEDQLPSAYTSTGIIKRDWLLKHRTRVPAVVAALFDVDQLSGDPVQWQQVCTDLENLKAVIRGRNIKLVVVVVVRFNSKESITEERMVALRKRAEVDAKYVVTFIPDDASELNLSLNRLGNIFGELAVTFYRDEGRKVKTRLEKKSYGSIEFNVRYCFKVAIYAEFRRDWAEALRMYEDGYHALREMIGTSTRLPAIQRLVEIKMVAEQFHFKISTLLLHGGKVLEAIKWFRQHNASYKNLTGPTQVNFLHWEWLSRQFLVFAELLETTSATISSPALTVADRTSSDWEFRPAYYYQLAAQFLKEKKKCVESAVSTAPTETDESCDSIVPSLYVGQFARLLDLGETSVMQLITDDDYVLFALTAERKKLGDSTEIIALLKNAYEAYNNSKSQRTASFCMLLMAKEYFLTSDYTNSKLHFDKLTSLYRQEGWVTLLWEVLGYLRECSRKLGSAQDFISYSLEMAALPISSISGLQELKDCGPGGSPSLKQVENIHKEVFAIVREEICNEEEIMGGMKVNGDHPLHLEIDLVSPLRVALLTSVAFHEQIVKPHAPTLITLSLLSQLPSPVEIDQLEIQFNQTECNFIIVNAQRRESSSLSNIHPDRRVETVPVIQLSTNKWLRLTYDIKSVNSGKLECTYVIARIGPHFSICCGAESPANMNDLPLWKFEERFEASPTKDPAIAFSGMKVTQVEEPDPQVDLKLGAAGPALVGENFLLPVTLTSKGHSVESGELKINLVDTRGVGLLSPREAEHSSSSDNLHVELLGVSCGPTQDNNDNIRKIQQSFGLVSVPFLNVGDSWSCNLEIQWHHPKPIMLYVSLGYSPSSGAPKVHIHKSLQIEGKTPVVISHRLMLPFRRDPLLLSRLKRSPESGQTASLPVNETSILVVNATNCTEVPLRLLSMSISEDDVTSINKSKTTCMIQSGIDNDPTLLVPGEEFKKVFTVKPELNVSKLHLGSVCLRWRRDHESSKEVVTKQSLPDVNLEFPPLIITLECPPHGVLGEPFTYFARIRNQTKLLQEVKFSLSDSQSFVLSGPHNDTTFVLPLSEYILSYKLVPLSSGSLQLPRVTITSVRYSAGFQPTTAASTIFIFPSKPQFQLSEPEKKSNSADQVPQQIPA; translated from the exons ATGGAACATTATCCAGAAGAACTCCGTACACCACCGGTGACACTAGCATGCATCATCGGTCACCAAGACCTCCACGCTACGATCTCAACTCACCTCCATTCCGAACAACCGCCGATCAACACACTCGCATTGCCGGATTTCTCTAAGATCTCCGTCATAGACCGAACCCCTAAGGATAAGGAGGATCAATTGCCGTCTGCTTACACTTCTACCGGCATCATTAAACGCGATTGGCTCTTGAAGCATCGAACTAGGGTTCCGGCCGTTGTTGCTGCTCTCTTTGATGTCGATCAGCTGTCCGGTGATCCTGTTCAGTGGCAGCAGGTCTGCACCGATCTCGAAAACCTCAA AGCAGTGATCAGAGGGAGGAATATCAAGctggtagtggtggtggttgtgAGGTTTAATTCGAAAG AATCTATAACCGAAGAACGCATGGTTGCTCTTCGCAAGCGTGCTGAAGTAGATGCGAAATACGTTGTTACTTTTATTCCAGATGATGCATCTGAATTGAACCTATCTTTGAACAG GCTAGGAAACATATTTGGGGAGCTCGCTGTTACCTTTTACAGGGATGAAGGAAGAAAGGTTAAAACACGGCTTGAAAAGAAGAGCTATGGCTCCATAGAGTTCAATGTCCGTTATTGCTTTAAA GTAGCTATATATGCAGAGTTCAGGAGAGACTGGGCGGAAGCTTTAAGGATGTACGAGGATGGCTACCATGCACTGCGAGAG ATGATTGGGACATCTACGAGATTGCCAGCGATCCAACGGTTGGTTGAGATCAAGATGGTTGCAGAGCAATTCCACTTCAAGATATCAACATTACTTTTACATGGTGGAAAGGTTCTAGAAGCAATTAAATGGTTTCGGCAGCATAATGCTTCTTATAAGAACCTAACAGGCCCTACACAAGTGAATTTTCTTCATTGGGAATGGCTGAGCAGGCAGTTCTTAGTATTTGCTGAGTTGCTTGAAACTACCAGTGCTACCATTTCCTCTCCCGCGTTAACTGTTGCAGATAGAACCTCGTCTGATTGGGAATTTCGTCCAGCATACTATTATCAG CTTGCTGCTCAATTCTTAAAGGAGAAGAAGAAGTGTGTAGAAAGTGCGGTTTCCACGGCGCCCACCGAGACTGATGAGAGTTGTGATTCTATCGTGCCTTCTCTTTATGTGGGTCAGTTTGCTCGATTACTAGACCTTGGGGAGACATCTGTAATGCAACT AATCACAGATGATGATTACGTCCTCTTTGCTCTTACTGCTGAAAGGAAGAAGTTGGGGGACTCCACTGAAATCATTGCTTTGCTAAAAAACGCATATGAAGCATACAATAACTCAAAATCTCAAAGGACGGCTTCTTTTTGCATGCTTTTAATGGCAAAGGAGTATTTCCTTACAAGTGATTATACTAATTCAAAACTCCATTTTGATAAACTCACAAGTCTCTACAGGCAGGAGGGTTGGGTCACTTTATTATGGGAGGTACTCGGTTATCTCCGTGAGTGCTCACGGAAACTCGGTTCAGCTCAAGATTTTATCTCATATTCACTTGAAATGGCTGCGTTGCCAATCTCATCAATTTCCGGCCTTCAAGAGTTGAAGGACTGTGGGCCCGGTGGTTCACCGAGTCTAAAACAAGTAGAAAATATACACAAGGAAGTATTTGCTATTGTTCGAGAAGAAATATGTAACGAAGAAGAAATCATGGGTGGTATGAAAGTAAACGGTGATCACCCACTTCATCTTGAAATTGATCTCGTGAGTCCTCTCAGAGTGGCGCTTCTTACGTCAGTAGCTTTTCATGAACAGATTGTTAAGCCTCACGCGCCTACTTTAATTACGTTGTCACTTTTATCACAACTTCCGTCTCCAGTTGAAATAGATCAGTTAGAGATCCAGTTTAATCAGACTGAGTGCAATTTTATAATTGTAAATGCTCAAAGGCGTGAGTCATCATCACTCTCTAATATCCATCCTGATCGCAGAGTCGAGACTGTTCCTGTAATTCAACTCTCTACAAATAAGTGGCTACGGTTAACGTATGATATCAAGTCAG TAAATAGTGGAAAACTGGAATGCACATATGTAATTGCTCGAATTGGGCCCCACTTCAGCATCTGTTGTGGGGCTGAAAGTCCCGCCAATATGAATGATTTGCCTCTGTGGAAATTTGAGGAGCGTTTTGAAGCATCCCCAACTAAAGATCCCGCTATTGCATTCTCGGGTATGAAGGTTACCCAAGTTGAGGAACCAGATCCCCAAGTTGACCTTAAATTAGGGGCAGCGGGCCCCGCTTTAGTTGGAGAAAACTTCTTGTTACCAGTGACTCTCACCTCCAAGGGCCATTCAGTTGAGTCGGGTGAATTAAAAATCAATCTGGTTGATACCCGAGGTGTTGGTTTGCTCAGTCCACGAGAGGCTGAACATTCTTCGTCTTCTGACAATCTTCACGTCGAGCTTCTTGGTGTATCATGTGGGCCCACCCAAGATAATAATGACAATATCCGGAAAATTCAACAGTCATTTGGATTGGTTTCTGTTCCGTTTCTGAATGTGGGTGATTCATGGTCATGCAATTTAGAGATCCAATGGCACCATCCTAAACCGATCATGTTGTACGTGTCTCTCGGATATTCTCCAAGCAGTGGCGCTCCGAAAGTTCATATCCATAAGAGCCTGCAAATCGAAGGAAAAACCCCTGTTGTCATCAGCCACCGTCTTATGCTACCCTTCCGGCGTGATCCATTGTTGCTCTCAAGACTTAAGCGTTCCCCTGAATCTGGTCAAACAGCATCACTTCCAGTCAACGAAACAAGCATACTTGTCGTTAACGCCACAAACTGCACCGAGGTTCCGTTGAGATTACTCTCCATGTCTATCTCTGAAGATGACGTTACTTCAATAAACAAAAGTAAAACCACATGCATGATTCAGTCAGGAATTGACAATGATCCAACTCTTCTTGTCCCAGGGGAAGAGTTTAAAAAAGTTTTTACCGTGAAACCTGAGTTAAATGTTTCGAAACTTCACCTGGGAAGTGTGTGTTTAAGATGGAGACGGGATCATGAATCATCAAAAGAGGTTGTTACAAAACAAAGTTTACCTGATGTGAACCTAGAGTTTCCGCCATTAATCATTACTTTGGAGTGTCCTCCCCATGGAGTTCTTGGTGAACCGTTCACATACTTTGCCCGAATTCGCAATCAAACGAAATTGTTACAAGAGGTTAAGTTCTCGCTATCAGATTCACAAAGTTTCGTTTTGTCTGGACCCCACAACGACACGACATTTGTTCTACCATTATCAGAGTATATTCTAAGTTATAAACTCGTGCCACTAAGTTCAGGTTCTTTGCAGCTTCCGAGGGTCACAATAACCTCGGTGCGATATTCAGCGGGATTCCAACCGACAACTGCTGCATCTACCATTTTCATCTTCCCCTCAAAACCACAATTCCAATTATCCGAGCCCGAGAAGAAGTCCAATTCAGCTGACCAGGTTCCTCAACAGATTCCTGCTTGA